The following proteins come from a genomic window of Eubalaena glacialis isolate mEubGla1 chromosome X, mEubGla1.1.hap2.+ XY, whole genome shotgun sequence:
- the NR0B1 gene encoding nuclear receptor subfamily 0 group B member 1, with translation MAGEDHQWQGSILYNMLMSAKQTHATPEAPEARPGGACWGCSCGSEPPVGREGLPGERPVALLYRCCFCGEDHPRQGSILYNMLTSAKQTQETPEAPEARRGGACWGCSCGSEPPVGREGLPGGRATVLLYRCCFCGEDHPRQGSILYSLLTSAKQTHVAPEAPEARPGGAWWDRSYCAQRLAGREELPRGRALALPCRCCFCGEDHPRQGGILCNVPTNAKQTHVAPEAQLGPPWWDPSCGAQRRVALKSPQVVCEAASAALLKTLRFVKYLPCFQVLPLDQQLVLVRSCWAPLLMLELAQDRLNFETVETSEPSLLQRILTTRRRETEGDEPQPHLVLPPEAEHLPLAAEVQAIKGFLAKCWSLDISTKEYAYLKGTVLFNPDLPGLQCVKYIQGLQWGTQRILREHVRVTHRGHQARFAELNSTLFLLRFINANVLAELFFRPIIGPVTMDDMMLEMLCAKL, from the exons ATGGCGGGCGAGGACCACCAGTGGCAGGGCAGCATCCTCTACAACATGCTCATGAGCGCGAAGCAAACGCACGCGACTCCGGAGGCGCCCGAGGCACGGCCGGGGGGCGCGTGCTGGGGCTGCTCCTGCGGCTCGGAGCCCCCGGTGGGCAGAGAGGGGCTGCCAGGTGAAAGGCCAGTGGCGCTCCTGTACCGCTGCTGCTTTTGCGGCGAAGACCACCCGCGGCAGGGCAGCATCCTCTACAACATGCTCACGAGCGCGAAGCAAACGCAGGAGACTCCGGAGGCGCCCGAGGCCCGGCGGGGGGGCGCGTGCTGGGGCTGCTCCTGTGGCTCGGAGCCcccagtgggcagagagggactgCCGGGTGGGCGGGCCACGGTGCTCCTGTACCGCTGCTGCTTTTGCGGTGAAGACCACCCGCGGCAGGGCAGCATCCTGTACAGCTTGCTCACCAGCGCAAAGCAAACGCACGTGGCTCCGGAAGCTCCTGAGGCGCGGCCGGGGGGCGCGTGGTGGGACCGCTCCTACTGCGCGCAGAGGCTGGCGGGCAGAGAGGAGCTGCCGCGTGGGCGGGCCTTGGCGCTCCCGTGCCGCTGCTGCTTTTGCGGTGAAGACCACCCGCGGCAGGGCGGCATCCTCTGCAACGTGCCCACGAACGCAAAGCAAACACACGTGGCTCCAGAGGCACAGCTGGGGCCCCCCTGGTGGGACCCCTCGTGCGGCGCGCAGCGGCGGGTGGCCCTCAAGAGCCCACAGGTGGTCTGCGAGGCAGCCTCGGCGGCCCTGTTGAAGACGCTGCGCTTCGTCAAGTACCTGCCCTGCTTCCAGGTGCTGCCCCTGGACCAGCAGCTGGTGCTGGTGCGCAGCTGCTGGGCGCCGCTACTCATGCTGGAGCTGGCCCAGGACCGCTTGAACTTTGAGACGGTGGAGACCTCCGAACCCAGCCTGCTGCAGAGGATCCTCACCACCAGGCGGCGGGAGACCGAGGGCGACGAGCCGCAGCCACATTTGGTACTGCCGCCGGAGGCCGAGCATTTGCCATTGGCCGCCGAGGTCCAAGCCATCAAGGGCTTCCTCGCCAAGTGCTGGAGCCTGGACATCAGTACCAAGGAGTACGCCTACCTCAAGGGGACCGTGCTCTTTAACCCGG ACCTACCAGGTCTGCAGTGCGTGAAATACATCCAGGGACTTCAGTGGGGAACCCAGCGGATACTCCGTGAACACGTCAGGGTGACACACAGGGGGCACCAGGCCAGATTTGCCGAACTGAACAGCACCCTCTTCCTGCTGAGATTCATCAATGCCAATGTCCTGGCTGAACTGTTCTTCAGGCCCATCATCGGCCCAGTCACCATGGATGATATGATGCTAGAGATGCTCTGTGCGAAGTTATGA
- the LOC133082058 gene encoding large ribosomal subunit protein eL14-like, which translates to MVFRRFVEVGWVAYVSFGPHAGGLVAIVDVIDQNRALVDGPCTQVRRQAMPFKCMQLTDFILRFPHSARHKYVQEAWEKADINAKWAATRWAKKIEAREKKAKMTDFDRYKVMKARKMRNRLIKPEVKKLQKAALLKTSPKKALAAKGAATAAAAKVLAKKMTAMGKKAPAQKVPAQKAAGQKAAPPPKSQKGQKAPA; encoded by the coding sequence ATGGTGTTCAGGCGCTTCGTGGAGGTTGGCTGGGTGGCCTACGTCTCCTTTGGGCCTCATGCCGGGGGGCTGGTCGCGATTGTAGATGTTATTGATCAGAACAGGGCTTTGGTGGATGGACCTTGCACTCAAGTAAGGAGACAGGCTATGCCTTTCAAATGCATGCAGCTCACTGACTTCATCCTCAGGTTCCCACACAGTGCCCGCCATAAGTATGTCCAAGAAGCCTGGGAGAAGGCAGATATCAATGCAAAGTGGGCAGCCACAAGGTGGGCCAAGAAGATTGAAGCCAGAGAAAAGAAAGCCAAGATGACAGATTTTGATCGTTATAAAGTCATGAAGGCAAGGAAAATGAGGAACAGATTAATCAAGCCTGAAGTTAAGAAACTTCAAAAGGCAGCTCTCCTGAAGACTTCTCCCAAGAAAGCACTTGCTGCTAAGGGGGCAGCTACGGCAGCTGCTGCAAAGGTTCTAGCAAAAAAGATGACCGCTATGGGTAAGAAGGCTCCAGCCCAGAAGGTTCCTGCCCAGAAagctgcaggccagaaggcagcACCTCCTCCAAAATCTCAGAAGGGTCAGAAAGCTCCAGCCTAG